The following DNA comes from Alienimonas californiensis.
TCCGTGGGAGCGGCGCCCGCGGGACCGCCAGCGCCCGGGCTCTTGCCGATGCATGCGGAGGCTCAAAACATGTTCCTTTCGAACGGCAAAAAACTGTCCAAGGAGGAACAGGCCAAACGCGACAAAAACCCGCTGGAGATGTGGGGCCAAATCAGAACGTCGGCCGCCGCCGGCGAATTCCCCAAGGGGACGGACGTCTTTCTCTATAAGTTTCAGGGTCTATTCTTCGTCGCCCCGAACCAGCGCTCGTTCATGTGCCGCCTCCGCGTCCCCGGGGGCGAATTGAAAAGCTGGCAGTTCCGCGGGCTGGCGGATCTCGCGGAGACGTCCGGCGGCGGCTACCTGGACGTGACGACGCGGGCGAACCTGCAGATCCGCGAAATTCCCGCCGAACAGGGACCGTCCACGCTTCAGGCGCTGAACGAACTGGGGATCGTTCCCCGCGGCTCCGGGGGGGATAACGTCCGCAACGTCACCGCCGCGGCGACCAGCGGGATCGACCCGCAGGAGCTGATCGAAACGCTGCCGATCGCGAAGGAGATGCACCATCACATCCTCCACCACCGGGAGCTGTACGGCCTGCCGCGGAAGTTTAATATCAGCTTCGACGGCGGCGGCCGCATCGCCACGCTGGAAGACACCAACGACATCGGCTTTCAAGCCGTCACAGTGTCTGAGGAGACCGCGACCGACAGCGTCCCCTCCGGCATTTATTACCGCCTAACGCTCGGCGGCATCACCGGCCACAAAGACTTCGCCCGTCACACCGGCGTGCTGCTGACGCCGGAGGAATGCGTACCCGTCGCGGACGCGATCCTTCGGGTGTTCATCAAGAACGGCGACCGCACCGATCGGAACCGGGCCCGTCTTAAATATGTGCTGGACGACTGGGGCTTCCCGAAGTTCGTCGCAGCCGTCGAGGAGGAACTCGGCCGGCCCTTCCGCAAAGCGGACGACGCCGTTTATCAGCTCCCCAAATCGCCGGACCGCTGGGCTCACGTCGGCATCCACCCTCAGAGACAAAAGGGAAAGAACTGGATCGGCGTCGTGCTGCCCGTCGGGCGGATGACCTGCGAGCAGGTTCGCGGGCTAGCCGACGTCGCGGATCGCTACGGTTCCGGCAAGATCCGGCTGACGGTCTGGCAGAACCTGATTCTTCCCGACGTCGCGGAAGAGAACCTGGACGCCGCCCAGGCCGCGATCGAGGCGACGGGGTTGCATTGGAAGGCCTCGAGCGTCCGCAGCGGACTCGTCGCCTGCACGGGCAACGCCGGCTGTAAGTTCGCGGCCGCCGACACGAAAGGACAGGCGATGGCGCTTGCGGCGTATCTCGACGAGCGAATTGAGCTGGACGTGCCCATTAACATCCACTTCACCGGCTGCCCGAACAGCTGCGCCCAGCATTATATCGGCGACATCGGCTTCCGCGGCACAAAGGTGGAGCGCGGCGAGGAGATGGTCGAGGGCTACGAGCTGGTCGTCGGCGGGGGCTATGCGGACCGACAGGCCGTCGCCCGGTCGCTGTTCGGAGAGGTCGCCTTCGAGGACGTCCCGTCGCTCGTACACAACCTGCTGGAGCATTACCTCCGCGAACGGGACGGGATGGAGAGCTTCGCCGCCTTCGCCGCCCGCCGCACCGACGACGACCTCAAAACAGCCTCGGGATACACGCCTCCCGTGGCCGCAGCCTGACGTTCACCGTTCTTCTCCGGCTCTCCTCTCGAACTGCACCCATGTCCCAACTTCAACAGACGCCGTTCGCCCTGATCCCGGACACCGCCCCGTTCGACGTGGAGCAGCGGGCCTGGCTGAACGGATTTCTCGCCGGCTGGGTCGGTCTGCAGAACGCCGGCGGCCCTGCCTCCGCCGCGGCGACCGCCGCGGTGCAGGGCCTCGTGGCCGGGGCGAGCGGCGAAGCCGCCGCCAACGCAGAGGAGGCTGAGGGGGAAGAAGACTTCCCCTGGCACGACGATGCGCTGCCGATGGAGGAGCGGATGGAACTCGCCGAGGGCAGGCCGCTCAAACGCAAATTGATGGCCGCGATGGCTCAGTTGAACTGCGGGAGTTGCGGCTACCTCTGCCAGACCTACGCGGAGGCGATCGCCGACGGCTCCGAAAAGAGCCTGAAGAAATGCACCCCCGGCGGGAAGGAGACCGCCAGGAAACTGAAGGAACTGGTCGCGGAGGTCCCGCCGAACGTCGCCGCCGACGCTCCCGCCGCCGTCCCGGCCGACTCCGGTTCGACCTGGACGCGGGACAACCCGTTCCCCGCCACGCTGCTGGCCGTGCGCAACCTCAACGGCGAGGGCTCCGCGAAGTATACGTCGCACGTCGAGATCGACCTTTCCGGCAGCGATCTGGCGTATGAGGTCGGCGATTCGCTCGGCCTCTATCCCACCAACTGCGGCGAACTGGTCGACGAGGTGCTGGCCGAACTCGGGGCGGATCCGATCGCCGTCGTCACCCCGCCGGTCGGCGACCCGTGTTCGCTGCGGCAGGCTCTGATCGGACGCGTTTGCCTGACGGAGGTGACGGACGAACTGTTGGAAGCCCTAATCCCGCGGTGCGCAGATCCGGCCGACGCGGAGCTGCTCAAGTTGGCGCTGGACGACCCGGACGCCATCGAGGGCTGGGACGTGCTGGACGTATTGCGGGCGGTCCGATCGGCGAAGATCGGGTTCGACCCCTTCCTGCAAACGCTCTCCCCGTTGCAGCCGCGTTTATATTCGATCAGCAGTTCGCCGAAGGCCCACCCGGGGCAGGTGCACCTCACCGTGGGGCGGGTGGAGTGGGAACGCGGCGCGAGGAAACGGAAGGGCGTCGCCAGCACGATGCTCGCCGATCGGCTGCGGGTGGGCGAGACGGTTCGGGTGTTCGTGCAGAAATCGCACGGCTTTACCGTGCCCCCGGACCCGCAGGCGCCGGCAATCATGATCGGCCCCGGGACCGGGATCGCCCCGTTCCGGGCTTTCCTAGAGGAGCGGGCAGTCACGAACGCCCCGGGCCGCAACTGGCTGTTTTTCGGCGACCAGCGGGGCGAAACGGACTTTCTCTATCGGGACGAGTTTGACGCCCTCCGCGACCGCGGCGTGTTGCACCGACTCGACACCGCCTTCAGCCGGGACCAGGAAGCGAAGATCTACGTGCAGAACCGCATGCTGGAGGCCGCGGACGAACTCTACGACTGGCTGAGCGAAGGGGCGTACCTCTACGTCTGCGGGGATGCGAAGCGGATGGCGGTGGACGTGGACCGCGCGCTGCACTCCATCGTCGCCGACCGGGCCGGCGGGGAGGCGGCGGCGAAAGCATTCGTGCAGGACTTGAAGAAGTCGAAGCGGTACTGTCGGGACGTGTATTAATCCGCGTCCGTCAGGAGCCGACCCGTGCCCGATTCGCCCCGCACCCCGCCGCCCGGCGACCGCCCGGAGGGCAAGAAGCTGCCCGGCACCTACCGGGCGTTCGCGGCGAAGTTTCCGGAGGTCGTCGCGCAGCACGAACGGATGGCAAAAGCCGTCGACGCCGCCGGCCCTTTGGACGCAAAAACGACGTTCCTCATTAAAATCGGCATCTCGCTGGGCGCCGGGTTGGAGTCGGCGCTGCGGAGCCACGTCCGCCGGGCGATGGCGGCCGGGGCGACGGAACAGGAGGTCGAACAGGCAATTCTGTTAGGCATGAACACCTGCGGCTTCCCAGCGACGGTCGCCGCGTGGAGCTGGGCCCAGGTGCAGTTCGCCCGGGAACGGGCCGACCGCGAGGCCCGCGGCGAACCGGACGACGAGGAATGAACGGCCCCGCCGCGGGGCTGCCCGCCTACGTACTGGCCGGGGGACGGAGCCGCCGGTTCGGTTCGGACAAGGCGCTGGCGGACCGGAACGGGGAACCGGCGCTGGTGCGATTGGTTCACGCGTTGAATGCGGCGGGGGCCGCGTCGGTCGCTGCCGTGGCCCGTGAGGCGGGGCGTTATGACGGCGTCGGAGTGCGGACGATTGCCGACGCCGTGGCGGACGCCGGGCCGCTCGCCGGTCTCGAAACCGCCCTCGCCGACGCCACCACCCGGGGCGGGGGATGGATCCTCGCAGTCAGTTGCGACCTGTTCGACGTGCCGGCGCCGTGGATCGCTCGGCTGCGGACCGCCGCGACTGCTGAGCGACTCGCCGTTGCCTTCCGGCCGGACCGGTGGGAGCCGTTCCCGGGTCTGTATCACGTCGATCTGCTCCCGACGGTGCGGGCTCAGTTGGGCGGAAATCAACGCTCCTTCCAGGTGCTGCTCTCGGCTCCCGACGCCCGGGCCGTGACCGTTCCCCCGCCGCCGGACTGGCCGACGCGGCCCTCCTACAACACCCCCGCCGAACTACGGGCCGGCCCCGACGGCGACAGCCGACCACCGCCGAAAATCGCCGGCGGGATTCGACCGGGCGACGGGTAAGCCCACAGGCAGACGACGCGGAGTTCGATCCCGGAACGGCCGACGGCCGCCCCGAGACAGGGTCACGGGGCGGCCGCGGCGTGGGAGGGCTCCTTGGGGAGGGGGGGGGCGGCTCAGAATCGCACTCCCTGTCGCCGCCTTCGACACAGCGAGAGCGCCTGACCGCTTCGCGGCGTGCGGGCCGAGATCGACGCCCCGGGACAAGTCCGCACCTGCCGCCGGGGATCGGCTGAGCCGGGATTCGCCACGACGCTCCGTTCGCCCCGCCGCGCGAAGCCCCGCCTCGCGGCCGGCCCGCCACAGTGTCCGATCCGCCCGACGGTCTATCGACCGTCGGGACGGCCGCGATCCGCGGGGTCGAGTCGCTGCCCGTCGGCCCTCAATCGTTCGCGGAGGGCCGCGTAGTCCACGTCCTGCACCGGGACGCCCTGCTCGGCGGCGAGCGCGGCGGCCGTCGCGGCGCTCTGCCCGAGGACCATGAACACCGGCTCCATGCGGATGCTGCCGAACGCGATATGCGTCGCCGACAGGCAGACCGGCACGAGCAGGTTCGTACATTCCTCCCGCTTCGGCACGATCGAGCGGTAGGCGATGGGGTAGGGGCCGGCGACGCGGGTCTCGATATTGCCCTCGTTGCGGACGTGGCCGTCCTCGGTGACGTATCGCTGGGTGTTGTGCGAATCCATGCCGTAGGCGGCCAGCCCGACGGAATCCTCCGCAACCGTTTTACCTTCGCAATGGCTCTGCGTCATGACGAGGGGACCGACCATCCGGCGGGCCTCGCGGACGTAAAGTTGCTCCTGCCAGCCGTCCTCCCGGGCGAACTCGTCTTTGCAGGTCCCCCATTTCGAGACGGCGTCCCGCACCTTCTGCGGCACCCGCGGGTGGTTGGCGAGGGTCCACATCAACCCCTGCTGGTAATCGCGGTGCCGCTGGACGATGCGGTCGCGTTCCTCATAGCCGGCTTCCGGGTAGTCGTAGTTCTGACCGATAAAGTCGGTCGAGAACCCGTCGCGGTTGTTGGTGTCGGTCTTCCGGTTCGGCATCGAGGAGTTAATCCACGGCACGCCGCCGTAGCCCGCCTCGTAATTCCGCAGCAGCAATTCATAGTTCCGCTCCTCGTAGCCGGCCGGCTTGACGAACGGGATGCGGTTCTTGGGGTGGTCGGTCAGGCACATCCGGAAGCAGTAGGCCTGCACCCGTTTGTCGCCCGCGCCTTCCTCGCCGGGGCCCTGCGGATTGATGTAGGGCAGCAGTCCACTTGAGGGATTTCCTTGTTCGACGTACGGATCGACGCCCGTCACAAAATTATGATTGCCGGATCCGGGGCCGCGGGGCTGCACGCCGTTGAAGGACTCACCGTACTCGTCGACGCCCTCGCGGCCGACAACGAACGAGACGCCCGCCTCGGCCATCAGGTCGCCCTCGTAGGTCGCGTCGATAAACGCGGCGCCGTGATATTGCTCGCCGCTCTCCATCCGAATCGACGTGATGCGCGTCCCGTCCTTCGTGACGCCGTTCCCGCTCCGGTCGAGCCGCTGCCCATAAACGACCGGTACGTCGTGTTCCTGAATGAGGTCGTTCACGATCTTGAGCGCGACCGACGGTTCGAAGGTCCACATCGCGTCTTCGTCCGGTCCGGTCTTTGTTTGGCCGCCGTCCCGGTACGCCTCACGCTTCTGCCAGGTCCAGGCCGCGGGGTCGGCGTAGTGTTCCCGGACGCGGCGGTAGAACTCGCGGCTGAGCCCGCCGATCGCCTGCTTGTTGCCGATGTCCGTCTGCCCGAGCCCGCCGGTCGTCAGGCCGCCGAGGCGTCGGGTCGGTTCGATCAAGACGACGGACTGCCCCATCTTCTTTGCCTGAACCGCGGCGACGACGCCGGCGCTCGTGCCGCCGTAGACGACGAGGTCGTAGGGCTCCGCGGGGGAAGCGTCCCGGGGCGCGGCGTCAGCGCTTGCGGACAGGAGCGCCCCGCCAAGCAGGGACGCGAACGTGAGACAGGCGGCGATTCGAAACATCGGGCGATACGGCAACGGCGGTCGGAACGGCGCCGCCCGATCGGACGGCGTCCGTCAGCCTGCCGCGGGCCAGATGCGGGAGTCAAGCCGGCGCGACTCCCACTTTCCTCTACCTCGCACGCCGCCGACCGCCGTGCGGGTTGACGGCCCCGGGCGCCCGCCCTATCCCTTGCGGGTTCGGTAAATCGTTTGCCCGGCGGTCGACACCGCCGCCCACACCGCCGGCAAATCGGCCGCCGGCTCCCCATCGCGGTCCCATGTCGCAGTCTTCGCCCCGCCGCCCTCAGCCGCCGACCCGGTCCGTCGGCGCCCCGGCCGGCGGGACGCGACGTATCCGGGCCGTCTCGCCGCCCTGAGCGGGCTGCGGCCGCTCTTCGCTCCGCCCGGTCTCACCCCGCCCGGGCCGAGACGCTTCCTCTCTCGCCGGCGCTTCCGCCGGCTGCCCGCCCGTGACGACCGCCCCCACGACCTCGGCAACGCCCCCCGGATCGATGCCCCGCGAGGAAGCCGCCCTGGCCCGCGAGGCAGACCGGCGGCGGACCTTCGCCATCATCAGCCACCCGGACGCCGGCAAGACGACGCTCACGGAGAAGCTGCTGCTCTACGCCGGGATGGTCGACGAAGCCGGGCTCGTCCGGGGCCGGCGGAATAGCCGCTCGGTCAAGAGCGACTGGATGGCGATGGAACGGGAACGCGGCATCAGCGTGACCGCAACGGCACTGTCGTTCGAGTTTCGCGGCCGGCGCATCAATCTAATCGACACGCCGGGGCACCAGGATTTCAGCGAGGACACCTACCGGGTCCTGAACGCCGCCGACGCCGCGGTGATGGTGCTCGACGCTTCGAAGGGGATCGAGCCGCAGACCGAAAAGCTCTTCCGGGTCTGCGCCGACCGACGGACGCCAATCCTGACGTTCGTGAACAAGATGGACCGGCCGGGAGCCGATCCGCTCGGCTGCCTCGGCCAGATCGAAGAGGTGCTGGGGATCGACGCCGCCCCCGTGAACTGGCCGATCGGTCCGGGGCCCGGCCGCAACTTCCGCGGGGTGCTCGATCTGACCACCGATTCGGTTCAGGTCTACAAACCGGTCCCCCACGGGGCGACCGCCGTGCCGACCGAGTCCGCGTCACGATCGGCGGCCCGCGGGACGCTGCTGTCGGAGGAGGAGGCGGACCATCTCGACGACGAAGCCGAGTTGATCCGGACGGCGGGGCATCCGTTCGACCGCGAGCGGTTTCTCGACGGCGCGCAGACGCCGGTCTACTTCGGCAGCGCCCTGACGAACTTCGGCATCGAACCGTTTCTCGACGGATTCCTTGGCCTCGCCCCGCCGCCGGGTCCGCGGCCGGCCGTGGACGGGGCGGTGCCGCCGGAACGTCCCGGCTTCTCCGGGGTCGTCTTCAAAATGCAGGCGAACCTCGACCCGCGCCACCGCGACCGGGTCGCGTTCGTCCGCGTCTGCTCGGGCCGGTTCGAACGGGACATGGAGGCGACCGTCGCCCGCACCGGCGAGAAGTTCCGGGTCGCCCGTTCCGTCCGGCTGTTCGGCCAGGAGCGGGAGACGGTCGAGGACGCTTTCCCAGGCGACGTGATCGGGATCGTGACCTCCGCCGGGCTGAGGTTGGGGGACACGCTCTGCGAGGGCGATCCGGTGCGGTTCACGGGCCGCTGGAGCTTTCCGCCGGAGCGGTTCGCGGTCGTCCGCTGCGACGACACGAACCGCCGCAAGCAGTTCGTCAAAGGGCTCCAGCAGCTGGGCGAGGAGGGGGTCGTGCAACTTCTGATCGACCCGGCGAAGTCGAGCCTCGAGCCGATCCTGGCCGCCGTCGGCGAGTTGCAGTTCGACGTGGTGAAGTTCCGGCTGGAAACGGAGTACGGCACGAAGGCCGTCGTCTCGCCGC
Coding sequences within:
- the mobA gene encoding molybdenum cofactor guanylyltransferase; its protein translation is MNGPAAGLPAYVLAGGRSRRFGSDKALADRNGEPALVRLVHALNAAGAASVAAVAREAGRYDGVGVRTIADAVADAGPLAGLETALADATTRGGGWILAVSCDLFDVPAPWIARLRTAATAERLAVAFRPDRWEPFPGLYHVDLLPTVRAQLGGNQRSFQVLLSAPDARAVTVPPPPDWPTRPSYNTPAELRAGPDGDSRPPPKIAGGIRPGDG
- a CDS encoding FAD-dependent oxidoreductase; this encodes MFRIAACLTFASLLGGALLSASADAAPRDASPAEPYDLVVYGGTSAGVVAAVQAKKMGQSVVLIEPTRRLGGLTTGGLGQTDIGNKQAIGGLSREFYRRVREHYADPAAWTWQKREAYRDGGQTKTGPDEDAMWTFEPSVALKIVNDLIQEHDVPVVYGQRLDRSGNGVTKDGTRITSIRMESGEQYHGAAFIDATYEGDLMAEAGVSFVVGREGVDEYGESFNGVQPRGPGSGNHNFVTGVDPYVEQGNPSSGLLPYINPQGPGEEGAGDKRVQAYCFRMCLTDHPKNRIPFVKPAGYEERNYELLLRNYEAGYGGVPWINSSMPNRKTDTNNRDGFSTDFIGQNYDYPEAGYEERDRIVQRHRDYQQGLMWTLANHPRVPQKVRDAVSKWGTCKDEFAREDGWQEQLYVREARRMVGPLVMTQSHCEGKTVAEDSVGLAAYGMDSHNTQRYVTEDGHVRNEGNIETRVAGPYPIAYRSIVPKREECTNLLVPVCLSATHIAFGSIRMEPVFMVLGQSAATAAALAAEQGVPVQDVDYAALRERLRADGQRLDPADRGRPDGR
- a CDS encoding sulfite reductase subunit alpha; translation: MSQLQQTPFALIPDTAPFDVEQRAWLNGFLAGWVGLQNAGGPASAAATAAVQGLVAGASGEAAANAEEAEGEEDFPWHDDALPMEERMELAEGRPLKRKLMAAMAQLNCGSCGYLCQTYAEAIADGSEKSLKKCTPGGKETARKLKELVAEVPPNVAADAPAAVPADSGSTWTRDNPFPATLLAVRNLNGEGSAKYTSHVEIDLSGSDLAYEVGDSLGLYPTNCGELVDEVLAELGADPIAVVTPPVGDPCSLRQALIGRVCLTEVTDELLEALIPRCADPADAELLKLALDDPDAIEGWDVLDVLRAVRSAKIGFDPFLQTLSPLQPRLYSISSSPKAHPGQVHLTVGRVEWERGARKRKGVASTMLADRLRVGETVRVFVQKSHGFTVPPDPQAPAIMIGPGTGIAPFRAFLEERAVTNAPGRNWLFFGDQRGETDFLYRDEFDALRDRGVLHRLDTAFSRDQEAKIYVQNRMLEAADELYDWLSEGAYLYVCGDAKRMAVDVDRALHSIVADRAGGEAAAKAFVQDLKKSKRYCRDVY
- a CDS encoding NirA family protein, giving the protein MSKANGFTADQQSYLQGFALGSDVARKVHSLPVLSGSAAGSAGSVIEVGPNGASVGAAPAGPPAPGLLPMHAEAQNMFLSNGKKLSKEEQAKRDKNPLEMWGQIRTSAAAGEFPKGTDVFLYKFQGLFFVAPNQRSFMCRLRVPGGELKSWQFRGLADLAETSGGGYLDVTTRANLQIREIPAEQGPSTLQALNELGIVPRGSGGDNVRNVTAAATSGIDPQELIETLPIAKEMHHHILHHRELYGLPRKFNISFDGGGRIATLEDTNDIGFQAVTVSEETATDSVPSGIYYRLTLGGITGHKDFARHTGVLLTPEECVPVADAILRVFIKNGDRTDRNRARLKYVLDDWGFPKFVAAVEEELGRPFRKADDAVYQLPKSPDRWAHVGIHPQRQKGKNWIGVVLPVGRMTCEQVRGLADVADRYGSGKIRLTVWQNLILPDVAEENLDAAQAAIEATGLHWKASSVRSGLVACTGNAGCKFAAADTKGQAMALAAYLDERIELDVPINIHFTGCPNSCAQHYIGDIGFRGTKVERGEEMVEGYELVVGGGYADRQAVARSLFGEVAFEDVPSLVHNLLEHYLRERDGMESFAAFAARRTDDDLKTASGYTPPVAAA
- a CDS encoding carboxymuconolactone decarboxylase family protein; its protein translation is MPDSPRTPPPGDRPEGKKLPGTYRAFAAKFPEVVAQHERMAKAVDAAGPLDAKTTFLIKIGISLGAGLESALRSHVRRAMAAGATEQEVEQAILLGMNTCGFPATVAAWSWAQVQFARERADREARGEPDDEE
- a CDS encoding peptide chain release factor 3, yielding MPREEAALAREADRRRTFAIISHPDAGKTTLTEKLLLYAGMVDEAGLVRGRRNSRSVKSDWMAMERERGISVTATALSFEFRGRRINLIDTPGHQDFSEDTYRVLNAADAAVMVLDASKGIEPQTEKLFRVCADRRTPILTFVNKMDRPGADPLGCLGQIEEVLGIDAAPVNWPIGPGPGRNFRGVLDLTTDSVQVYKPVPHGATAVPTESASRSAARGTLLSEEEADHLDDEAELIRTAGHPFDRERFLDGAQTPVYFGSALTNFGIEPFLDGFLGLAPPPGPRPAVDGAVPPERPGFSGVVFKMQANLDPRHRDRVAFVRVCSGRFERDMEATVARTGEKFRVARSVRLFGQERETVEDAFPGDVIGIVTSAGLRLGDTLCEGDPVRFTGRWSFPPERFAVVRCDDTNRRKQFVKGLQQLGEEGVVQLLIDPAKSSLEPILAAVGELQFDVVKFRLETEYGTKAVVSPLPYSSACWMTGPAAALARPMLRSDVRLVRDRDGSPVLLSTTDWALRMVREQNPDLTFDPHPPSGDA